The sequence TCACTTGCATCGGTCATGTCCGCGATTAAGTATGCTCTGTGTTTCGCACGGGTTAGCGCCACATAGAATAATCGCCGCTCTTCTGCGTGTTCAAACGTATCTCCTTGCGGTAATAACGCATTAATAAGCGTAGGGGTTTGTTTCTCGGAGGGGAAACCATGTTTGCCTGTTGTCAGTCCCATAACCACAACATAGTCCGCTTCTTTACCTTTAGAAGCGTGGAACGACTGGTTCTCAATGTCTAACATATGGTAACGCTGTCTTAACCACTGTAGGTAATTAGCATCTGGCATTTGGTACCAAAACCTTGCTAGTAAATAGACTTTGTTTTTATGTGGCGAGTTGGATTGGTGTACGTGGTTTGCAATCGATGTTAACGCTTTATCTAATGCCGTTATCCCTTGTTCCTCGGTTCCCTGTCGAATGACGCTTACCGCTGGTTTGCTAACCTGAACTAAAGACTTAATCTCTTTTTTAAGCTGAACGGGGTTTTGAGTAACAAAACGCGTTGCCACATCTCCGATAGCGCTATTAAACCTGAAGGTCATATCAAGCGTCGTTTTAGACGCTGCACCGAAGTACTTTTCAAAGTCTGTCGTTAAGCGAACATCAGCACCACTAAAGCGATAGATTGCCTGCCAATCATCACCCACACAGAATAACGAAGAGTTTTCTTTATTGTCTCGAAGTGCCTTTACAAGCCTTGCCCTAGGCTCTGAGATATCTTGAAACTCGTCAACGAGTATGTAACTCCAAGGCGACTCGAATTGACCTGTTTCGACATACGACAAGGCTTTTGAAATCATATCGTTAAAATCAATCACGTTCTCTTCTGAAAGGTAATCTTGGTAGCGCTGGTACAATGGCATCAACAATTCCAAAGCCTTAGCTGTTTGCTTGGGGTCTAGAGAGTTTTTTATTATTTTTTGAATACCAATTTCATCAAGACAAGCAGCTTTATACAGATCAACTAACGAACCTAAAAGGCGAGCCAGTTCTGTGACTAGGCCTGTTTTCTCTAAACTTTCGAACAACTCATTATTGGGCAGTGGATTTGTATTCACTTGGCGAGTGATTAGCTCTCGCTCCAAAATTTCTAACATCGAGCGATTTCGGTGTTGATGGTAATACAGTTCAACATACCCTGTTCCATACTTGGAATGCGTTTCTCTCTTCCACTTAATGCCTTGTTGGTATCTCTCTTTATCGATATATGGTGGAGGGTTTCCGTTTTCATCCGTACCGTAATACTCAATATAAATATCATAATCTGGAAGATAGAAGTCGGGTTCGTACTGTCGGTATTGCTCCGTAGCTACATCGATTCGATACTTAGCTTCGTATTGATAATTGATGCCTTTTCTATAAAGCCAGTTGGCAATCACCATTTCACCAAAGCTTTTAACCTTCTCGCCTTTCAGCGTGCGGATATCGTTATCATTGAGATACTTTAAGTGTTCGCCTTGGGTTTTGAACTCAAATGGATCTTTATCTACGAAATAATACGCACTGAAATAATCTAGTAACGCTTTCTTATAGCTAACATTTTGCATCAGAGAGGCAATAGCCTCATTCATCCACTTCACTTTTGCGCGTACGTCACTCTCCAAGGGCGATAAACTTGGCGCCTTGCCTTCAACTTGTGAAATTATCTTCACGCCCAGACTATGAAAGGTACTCGCTTTTACATCTTCAAATCCTAGTTTTTCCCTGATGCGCTCATCCATCTCTTCCGCAGCTATTCGACCATACG is a genomic window of Vibrio sp. ED004 containing:
- a CDS encoding UvrD-helicase domain-containing protein, with product MTQWTLTTNFFGRIFKNQLVVEISDVGIQADSDGEVSFFKWEDLDSAPSLKATIAGGCLSFSVGGKQHSFSMLSYLLPFKYPHNFFPHWANQNAKHLVGFLDSVENQCQSRFLRDSSIQNIQSFAKTEHKRWRGWNKASGLSDSAKNTAAQVSRIANWKTADVERIRSEYVERELNAFDSFFNSVESNPLTTKQRAACITDNDNNLLLAGAGTGKTSVMVGKTGYLVKSGQAQPNDILMLAYGRIAAEEMDERIREKLGFEDVKASTFHSLGVKIISQVEGKAPSLSPLESDVRAKVKWMNEAIASLMQNVSYKKALLDYFSAYYFVDKDPFEFKTQGEHLKYLNDNDIRTLKGEKVKSFGEMVIANWLYRKGINYQYEAKYRIDVATEQYRQYEPDFYLPDYDIYIEYYGTDENGNPPPYIDKERYQQGIKWKRETHSKYGTGYVELYYHQHRNRSMLEILERELITRQVNTNPLPNNELFESLEKTGLVTELARLLGSLVDLYKAACLDEIGIQKIIKNSLDPKQTAKALELLMPLYQRYQDYLSEENVIDFNDMISKALSYVETGQFESPWSYILVDEFQDISEPRARLVKALRDNKENSSLFCVGDDWQAIYRFSGADVRLTTDFEKYFGAASKTTLDMTFRFNSAIGDVATRFVTQNPVQLKKEIKSLVQVSKPAVSVIRQGTEEQGITALDKALTSIANHVHQSNSPHKNKVYLLARFWYQMPDANYLQWLRQRYHMLDIENQSFHASKGKEADYVVVMGLTTGKHGFPSEKQTPTLINALLPQGDTFEHAEERRLFYVALTRAKHRAYLIADMTDASDFVTELIKGNYPVETNEFDTSLTQLNADKMVCHSCKVGVLKPRVGQYGKFMSCTLYPRCKHKETPCDKCGSAMSRETKDDYQVCINSSCEHERPMCLNCGNEMKLRRGKYGEFWGCSTYRRNVENNCLNKINVD